In Fusarium oxysporum f. sp. lycopersici 4287 chromosome 2, whole genome shotgun sequence, a genomic segment contains:
- a CDS encoding hypothetical protein (At least one base has a quality score < 10) produces MKFLLLFLFTLWGSVDARYWLEDIEHRGTAPYYPDKLYPVFRNVKDFGAIGDGVADDTAAINAAISEGVRCIPGVCKGSTISPATVYIPAGTYLISNSLIDLYYTQIIGDPTNRPVIKASASFSKQSFGLIDGNPYLSTAWNSTNAFFGQIRNLVLDTTALPPDFHAVGIHWPSSQATAITNCVFQLSTVPGNQHTGLLIEEGSGGLLNDLYFFGGGNATVLGNQQFTARNLWFSNADVAIWMTWDWGWTFKSTVFKNCRVGIKMDDSSFGVGSITILDSWFENVDVAIATTRNSSQSIRSTASLAMENVKFQNVNNVLMGPAGTDLARSAIAPVESAVFLMGHYTNWEGTFDATALYPLPFTRSQNLLDRNIYYERSKPQYEQVPGSSFISAKANGAYGDASHDDTQALNALFQYTAAKGLIAYLDAGYYMVSDTIHIPPNARIVGEALASIIMGTGPNFGDLNKPRPVVQVGRPGDVGHIEWSDTIVSTRGPTAGAVLIQYNLFAPGAPSGMWDVHARVGGFAGTYLQVPDCPAIKGTNTVNPRCLAAYMSFHKTVGFWFADHDLEDQKYQRVSIFAGRGVLVEAQRGRIWLSASGSEHHVLYQYQLANTRDVYIGHAQTEQAYFQPIPVAQYPFPPVTALNDPNFQQDCQNDPDPAGCNIGWGMRILNSSNVAVYGVGLYSFFTNYNDTCASNKSPGYCQARTLSIEGTSAGTRFLGLTTVGTRIMVHRDGMDLAPASDNNSTFADTLALYVS; encoded by the exons ATGAAGTTCCTCCTCCTTTTCCTATTCACCCTTTGGGGTAGTGTCGATGCGAGGTACTGGCTTGAGGATATCGAGCACCGTGGGACTGCTCCCTATTATCCTGACAAGCTTTACCCTGTGTTTCGCAACGTGAAAGACTTTGGTGCTATTGGCGACGGAG TTGCGGACGACACGGCCGCTATAAATGCAGCAATTAGTGAAGGTGTTCGATGTATTCCTGGTGTGTGCAAAGGAAGCACTATTTCACCTGCGACTGTCTATATCCCAGCTGG AACGTATCTCATCAGCAACTCCCTCATTGATTTGTACTATACGCAAATTATTGGTGACCCCACAAACCGGCCTGTCATCAAAGCATCCGCCTCCTTTTCTAAGCAAAGCTTCGGCTTAATCGACGGGAACCCCTATCTGTCTACT GCATGGAACTCGACAAACGCCTTTTTCGGCCAAATTCGTAATCTGGTTTTGGATACAACTGCCCTTCCCCCAGACTTTCATGCCGTGGGTATACACTGGCCGTCATCTCAGGCAACAGCTATCACCAACTGTGTGTTCCAACTGTCGACCGTTCCTGGAAATCAACACACAGGCCTTCTCATAGAAGAAGGCTCAGGGGGACTTCTCAATGATCTTTACTTCTTTGGTGGGGGAAATGCCACAGTTTTGGGTAATCAACAGTTTACAGCACGTAACCTCTGGTTCTCTAATGCCGACGTCGCGATATGGATGACCTGGGACTGGGGGTGGACTTTCAAGAGTACCGTGTTTAAAAACTGTCGAGTGGGCATCAAGATGGACGATTCCTCGTTTGGTGTTGGCTCTATCACGATCCTTGACAGTTGGTTCGAGAATGTTGATGTGGCTATTGCTACAACACGCAACAGTTCACAGAGTATCAGAAGCACAGCTtctttggcgatggaaaACGTCAAATTTCAGAATGTGAACAACGTTCTCATGGGCCCTGCAGGTACTGATCTGGCACGTTCTGCTATAGCACCAGTGGAAAGCGCTGTTTTCCTGATG GGGCACTACACGAACTGGGAGGGCACATTCGATGCGACGGCCCTTTATCCGCTTCCTTTCACTCGGAGTCAAAATCTCCTTGATCGCAACATCTACTATGAGCGATCAAAGCCTCAGTACGAGCAAGTTCCAGGCAGTTCCTTCATCTCAGCAAAAGCAAATGGTGCATACGGTGACGCATCACATGATGACACTCAGGCGCTCAATGCCTTATTCCAGTACACGGCGGCAAAAGGGCTCATTGCATATCTCGACGCAGGATACTACATGGTTTCAGACACTATACACATCCCACCGAATGCCAGAATTGTGGGTGAAGCCCTTGCGTCGATCATCATGGGGACAGGACCCAACTTTGGGGACCTGAACAAACCTCGGCCTGTCGTTCAAGTTGGTCGCCCCGGTGATGTTGGCCATATAGAGTGGTCAGATACAATAGTATCAACGCGTGGGCCAACGGCAGGTGCCGTCCTAATTCAGTATAATTTGTTCGCTCCTGGAGCCCCCTCAGGCATGTGGGATGTACATGCTCGCGTTGGAGGCTTTGCCGGGACATATCTTCAAGTTCCAGACTGCCCTGCTATCAAAGGGACAAACACTGTTAACCCGAGATGTCTGGCAGCATACATGAGCTTTCAC AAAACTGTTGGGTTTTGGTTTGCAGATCACGACCTTGAGGATCAAAAATACCAACGTGTTTCCATTTTTGCAGGACGAGGAGTTCTTGTGGAGGCACAAAGAGGCCGCATCTGGCTCAGTGCATCTGGCTCAGAACACCATGTTCTGTATCAGTACCAACTCGCCAACACCAGAGACGTTTATATTGGCCACGCACAGACAGAACAGGCATACTTTCAACCCATACCCGTGGCCCAATACCCATTCCCGCCTGTGACAGCACTGAACGATCCAAACTTTCAGCAAGACTGCCAGAACGACCCTGATCCAGCTGGATGCAACATAGGATGGGGCATGAGAATTCTCAACTCCAGCAACGTTGCCGTCTATGGGGTAGGGTTGTATTCGTTTTTCACGAATTACAACGACACCTGTGCTAGCAACAAATCTCCAGGATATTGCCAGGCGAGAACTTTGAGCATTGAAGGCACCAGCGCTGGAACGAGGTTTCTAGGATTGACTACAGTGGGCACCAGGATCATGGTGCATCGAGATGGGATGGATTTGGCTCCGGCTAGTGACAACAACAGCACATTTGCAGATACTTTGGCTTTGTATGTATCATGA
- a CDS encoding lipoyl synthase, mitochondrial gives MASLAPSLRRAHAPLRKALSATPTLRTFATVPPSGSEPGKPRRKSYFKDTAVSDFSDFLATSSPAQPLSPAEAYSLKTAEVGPEGKKRTITRLPEWLKTPIPAGNDNFKSIKKDLRGLGLHTVCEEARCPNISECWGGSDKNAATATIMLMGDTCTRGCRFCSVKTNRNPAALDPHEPENTAEALARWGLGYVVLTSVDRDDLADGGAKHFAETIRRIKQKKPSLLVEALTGDFRGDLDMVKVVAESGLDVYAHNVETVEDLTPYVRDRRATFRQSLSVLKHVKDVMGKDGPITKTSLMLGLGEQEHEIMAALEELRKADVDVVTFGQYMRPTKRHLKVEKYVTPDEFEMWRKRALDMGFLYCASGPLVRSSYKAGEAFIENVLRKRSGEKAMASGNLGQTVALDSTQSTI, from the exons ATGGCTTCTCTTGCTCCATCCCTCAGGCGGGCACATGCCCCTCTTCGCAAAGCGCTGAGCGCTACGCCTACACTTAGAACTTTCGCCACTGTACCTCCGAGTGGCAGCGAGCCCGGTAAACCTCGACGAAAGAGTTATTTCAAGGACACAGCAGTCTCAGACTTCTCCGATTTCCTTGCGACGTCGTCTCCAGCCCAGCCGCTGTCTCCAGCAGAGGCTTACTCTCTGAAGACCGCCGAAGTCGGCCCTGAGGGCAAGAAGCGAACCATCACACGACTGCCAGAATGGCTAAAGACACCGATCCCCGCCGGCAACGATAacttcaagagcatcaagaAGGATCTACGAGGATTGGGATTACACACCGTCTGCGAGGAGGCTCGATGTCCCAACATTTCAGAATGTTGGGGCGGTTCAGATAAGAATGCTGCGACAGCTACTATTATGCTCATGGGCGACACATGCACCAGAGGATGCCGTTTCTGCAGTGTAAAGACAAATCGCAACCCTGCTGCATTGGATCCCCACGAGCCCGAGAACACTGCAGAGGCCCTGGCCAGGTGGGGTCTTGGCTATGTCGTGCTGACCAGCGTGGACCGTGACGATCTGGCAGACGGTGGTGCGAAACATTTTGCTGAGACAATCCGAAGAATtaagcagaagaagccttcATTGCTCGTTGAAGCTTTGACTGGCGATTTCCGAGGAGACTTGGATATGGTCAAGGTTGTGGCTGAGAGTGGACTCGACGTTTATGCGCACAATGTTGAGACCGTTGAGGACCTCACTCCGTATGTGCGAGACCGCAGAGCTACTTTTAGACAGAGCTTGTCTGTGCTGAAGCATGTCAAGGATGTTATGGGCAAGGACGGTCCTATCACTAAGACCAGTCTGatgcttggtcttggtgagcAGGAGCATGAGATCATGGCTGCGCTAGAGG AACTTCGAaaggctgatgttgatgttgtcaCATTCGGTCAGTACATGCGACCTACCAAGCGTCATCTGAAGGTCGAGAAGTACGTGACTCCGGATGAGTTCGAGATGTGGCGCAAGCGAGCTCTGGACATGGGTTTCCTGTACTGTGCGAGTGGACCTCTCGTGCGTTCTTCATACAAGGCTGGTGAAGCCTTCATTGAGAACGTTTTGCGCAAGCGCTCTGGTGAGAAGGCTATGGCCAGTGGAAATCTTGGCCAAACCGTTGCTCTCGACTCAACACAGTCGACGATCTAA